The Oxobacter pfennigii genome has a segment encoding these proteins:
- a CDS encoding MFS transporter: MSENSRTSKFHKAWLMMAVGCLCMALLTMMGGMASFLIQPITSELGFQRGAFTLYIGIQGIISGFTMPIWGKYLPKIGIKPMVSISSVVCGIAMALYSQCTTLTGFYIIAVFVGGFLPGCTILPASVVVNNWFVKRKGFALGITMGFGSIAAAIMNPIIASITPTLGWQKIYLILGTTILIVGILITLFIQDHPSKAGLSPYGAEEIGSTQTKPQEVLTGVTYKNAIKSIPFWLVTIGIVLGMIGITGVNAHIPAFLSGIGLAASAGFLMSVFSLSGFGARILVGSLNDYFGIRVATIATLTIASIGLVMFTFIKGFPFAAAALIVFSVGVPINTLIPPLMVTEIFGKKYFSEIYSLIGGISNLAFGFAAPFYGFGFDLTGAYTIPMYLGAAMCIATMFLMLTAVKLGSKLRKSDESPEPSANSIG; this comes from the coding sequence ATGTCCGAAAATAGTAGGACAAGCAAATTTCATAAGGCATGGCTGATGATGGCTGTAGGTTGTTTGTGTATGGCTTTGCTGACTATGATGGGCGGAATGGCATCTTTTTTAATACAGCCTATAACTTCGGAGTTAGGATTTCAACGCGGAGCATTTACGCTATATATAGGAATACAGGGTATAATCAGCGGATTTACCATGCCAATATGGGGGAAATATCTTCCTAAGATAGGAATTAAGCCTATGGTAAGTATCAGCAGCGTTGTTTGCGGAATTGCAATGGCTCTCTACAGTCAGTGCACAACGCTTACCGGTTTCTACATAATTGCTGTATTCGTTGGCGGATTTTTGCCTGGTTGCACAATATTACCTGCTTCAGTTGTCGTCAATAATTGGTTTGTAAAAAGGAAAGGATTTGCCTTGGGAATAACAATGGGGTTTGGAAGTATAGCCGCTGCAATTATGAATCCAATCATTGCATCTATTACTCCTACATTAGGGTGGCAAAAGATATATCTGATCCTGGGAACCACCATATTAATTGTAGGAATTTTAATTACCCTATTTATACAGGACCATCCATCCAAAGCCGGCTTAAGTCCATATGGAGCTGAAGAAATCGGCAGTACACAAACTAAGCCACAAGAGGTATTAACAGGAGTTACATATAAAAATGCTATAAAATCAATTCCATTCTGGCTGGTCACTATTGGAATAGTATTAGGCATGATAGGTATAACGGGAGTAAATGCACATATACCTGCATTTTTATCGGGGATAGGCCTAGCAGCTTCTGCAGGATTTCTTATGTCAGTATTTTCATTGTCAGGTTTCGGTGCCAGAATCCTGGTCGGCTCACTAAATGATTATTTTGGAATTCGTGTAGCGACTATTGCAACCCTAACTATAGCTTCTATAGGTTTGGTTATGTTTACGTTTATTAAAGGCTTTCCATTTGCCGCCGCAGCATTGATTGTATTTTCCGTAGGAGTACCTATTAATACGCTCATACCGCCATTAATGGTAACGGAAATATTCGGTAAAAAATACTTCAGTGAAATCTACTCTTTGATTGGCGGTATAAGTAATCTTGCCTTTGGGTTTGCTGCGCCTTTTTATGGTTTCGGATTCGATTTAACCGGAGCATATACCATACCTATGTATTTAGGTGCAGCGATGTGTATCGCAACAATGTTTCTAATGTTAACGGCTGTTAAACTTGGGAGTAAATTGCGCAAATCAGACGAATCACCGGAGCCGTCTGCAAATAGTATTGGCTAA
- a CDS encoding uroporphyrinogen decarboxylase family protein, producing the protein MDITTNRRVREQSIPKSELLKEREENLLKTVRREKHDYIPTLAHSGAALVHYAGKTLREVQEDIDKCTDAFLKAFDDLYCDCSIALRVNYSIHSRASLGENTQNYLGPDGVTIEHVQKSFMKEDEYPLLIKDANKFVKDVMVKRKYPFLYVGDSKKAVKAIQTLVDDSIYSNIILGPHMAAALREKYAVTTMNLGYLFQNPLDSIFDHFRGFQGCLIDLRRRKGEVKEACDHLWQTNSNRLEKIDRTYPFVTNWPHIPTYLSPKQFEELYWPYTKMAIENCKKSGQIFYFSAEGSWLKFMDYFRDIPKDSVIIHCDNDDTIEMSKKIGDWQIIAGGCNLARLRTCSKQVNIDYAKRVIDECAHTNAFIFTADRTWVCPGDINQNLLDVYEYVYENGKY; encoded by the coding sequence ATGGATATTACAACAAACAGGAGGGTTCGGGAGCAAAGCATCCCAAAATCAGAACTTTTAAAAGAGCGGGAAGAAAATTTACTTAAAACAGTAAGAAGGGAAAAGCATGACTATATTCCCACTTTGGCTCATTCAGGCGCAGCTCTTGTACATTACGCAGGAAAAACACTAAGAGAAGTTCAGGAAGACATAGATAAATGCACGGATGCTTTTTTAAAAGCATTTGACGATCTTTATTGTGATTGTTCCATAGCTCTTAGAGTTAACTACTCGATACACAGCAGAGCTTCTCTTGGAGAAAATACCCAGAATTATCTCGGCCCTGACGGTGTTACCATTGAACATGTACAGAAATCTTTTATGAAGGAAGATGAATATCCTCTGCTTATTAAAGATGCAAACAAATTCGTGAAAGATGTTATGGTAAAGCGCAAGTATCCTTTTCTTTATGTAGGGGATTCAAAAAAAGCAGTGAAAGCAATCCAAACTTTAGTTGATGATAGTATCTACAGCAATATTATTTTAGGTCCTCATATGGCAGCTGCACTTAGAGAAAAATATGCTGTTACAACTATGAATCTGGGCTATCTTTTTCAAAATCCCCTTGATTCGATTTTTGACCATTTTAGAGGTTTTCAGGGCTGCCTTATAGATTTAAGGCGCCGTAAGGGTGAGGTCAAAGAGGCCTGCGATCATCTCTGGCAGACAAATAGCAACCGTTTAGAGAAAATAGATCGCACCTATCCATTTGTAACAAATTGGCCCCACATTCCTACCTATTTAAGCCCAAAGCAATTTGAAGAGCTCTACTGGCCATATACCAAGATGGCTATTGAGAATTGTAAAAAGAGCGGTCAAATTTTCTATTTCAGCGCTGAAGGAAGCTGGCTTAAGTTTATGGATTATTTCAGGGATATTCCAAAAGATAGTGTTATTATACACTGCGATAATGACGATACAATTGAAATGTCCAAAAAAATAGGTGACTGGCAGATAATTGCCGGCGGCTGTAATTTAGCAAGGCTGAGAACGTGTTCAAAGCAGGTAAATATTGATTATGCCAAACGTGTTATTGACGAGTGTGCTCATACAAATGCGTTTATATTTACGGCAGACAGGACATGGGTATGCCCGGGAGATATAAATCAAAATCTCCTTGATGTGTATGAGTATGTATACGAAAACGGAAAATATTAA
- a CDS encoding cobalamin B12-binding domain-containing protein produces the protein MVDLKVLTASVGELDEDKVLEILNGFVASNLSEEEAQKVVAACQSGMSVVGDLYEKGEYFVGDLIFAGELLTSAINVLKPVLGSDSSTSIGSIVLGTVAGDLHDIGKNIFKSMAEAAGFAVYDLGIDQPASAFVEKIKEVKPIVVGMSGVLTLALEAMKETVDALKEAGLRDSVKVIIGGNPVTKEACEQIGADAFTTNAAEGVKICQGWVK, from the coding sequence TTGGTAGATTTAAAAGTATTAACGGCGTCAGTTGGAGAACTGGACGAAGATAAAGTACTTGAAATATTAAATGGTTTCGTGGCATCAAACCTATCGGAAGAAGAAGCACAAAAGGTTGTGGCAGCCTGCCAGAGCGGTATGTCAGTTGTAGGTGACCTTTATGAAAAAGGCGAATACTTTGTAGGCGATTTGATTTTTGCAGGAGAGCTTTTAACAAGCGCAATCAATGTTTTGAAACCTGTTTTAGGCAGTGACAGCAGTACAAGCATAGGTTCCATAGTACTTGGAACAGTCGCCGGCGATTTGCACGATATAGGAAAAAACATATTCAAGAGCATGGCTGAAGCAGCAGGTTTTGCAGTATATGACCTCGGTATCGATCAGCCGGCAAGTGCATTTGTAGAAAAAATTAAGGAAGTAAAACCTATAGTGGTTGGAATGAGCGGTGTATTGACACTGGCGCTGGAAGCTATGAAAGAAACCGTAGATGCACTGAAAGAAGCAGGTTTAAGAGACAGCGTGAAAGTAATTATAGGAGGAAACCCTGTGACAAAAGAAGCCTGCGAGCAGATAGGCGCAGATGCCTTCACAACTAACGCTGCAGAAGGCGTAAAGATATGCCAGGGCTGGGTTAAATAG
- a CDS encoding MFS transporter, translating into MEKKNVMTKVALLFSGSTYNINVVVFGVAIGAISTNFSATSTQLSQITNLPALFMIPAVLISAKLAEKFSKKDILVVAWILFMASGFVASASTSIEMLLVSRAFTGFAIGLISSIPRAMIAQLYPQEIGQLNGFQTSCTAAVSFISSLVAGGLAAISWKYPIYLFFLGIVFLVLILIFIPRVPAEKKEYAEEKKEKKPFGAMVWLTVLSGTFMFMLFVPIQTKLTLVILKGGFGDSVVAGYARAFLTIGSVVGGIFFAALAKKNKKAVLILALTLATVSYYFLSTTANLYVLFGSILISGMSTLGMTLPWFGSTIAQSVDRSRVTMLLSTYTILNYLSQFLTTYIVAGMEKIAGNSNPTTALFGVTICLLISLIVVIAIFYIVPKKSTATTGVSN; encoded by the coding sequence ATGGAAAAGAAAAACGTCATGACTAAAGTCGCACTGCTATTTAGCGGAAGTACTTACAACATCAACGTTGTTGTATTTGGAGTTGCGATTGGTGCAATTTCAACAAATTTTAGTGCAACATCAACACAGCTTTCACAGATTACAAACCTTCCGGCCCTCTTCATGATTCCTGCAGTTTTAATCAGTGCTAAACTCGCCGAGAAATTCAGTAAGAAAGACATTCTTGTTGTAGCATGGATCCTGTTTATGGCAAGCGGTTTTGTAGCTTCAGCATCAACCTCAATTGAGATGTTGTTAGTTTCAAGAGCTTTTACAGGTTTTGCAATTGGTTTAATATCATCAATCCCCAGAGCAATGATTGCTCAGCTTTATCCTCAGGAAATCGGACAGCTCAATGGTTTTCAGACTTCATGCACAGCAGCAGTCAGCTTTATAAGTTCCCTGGTTGCAGGTGGGCTTGCTGCAATAAGTTGGAAATATCCAATTTACCTCTTCTTCTTGGGTATAGTCTTCCTCGTACTAATTCTAATATTTATTCCGAGAGTACCTGCTGAAAAGAAGGAATATGCTGAAGAAAAGAAAGAAAAGAAGCCATTCGGTGCTATGGTATGGTTAACAGTTCTTTCCGGTACATTTATGTTTATGCTCTTCGTCCCTATTCAAACAAAACTTACCTTGGTTATCCTAAAAGGTGGATTTGGTGATAGTGTTGTAGCAGGATATGCAAGAGCATTCTTAACTATTGGCTCAGTTGTTGGTGGTATTTTCTTTGCTGCACTTGCAAAGAAAAACAAAAAAGCAGTGCTTATCCTTGCGCTGACCCTTGCGACAGTCAGCTACTACTTTTTATCAACAACAGCAAATTTATATGTTCTCTTTGGTTCAATTCTCATATCCGGTATGTCGACGCTCGGTATGACTCTTCCCTGGTTTGGGTCAACAATTGCCCAGTCTGTTGATAGGTCAAGAGTTACAATGTTACTTTCAACATACACCATTTTAAATTATCTTAGCCAGTTCTTAACAACATATATTGTAGCCGGTATGGAAAAAATTGCTGGTAACAGCAATCCGACAACAGCTCTTTTTGGAGTAACCATTTGTTTGCTTATTAGCCTGATTGTAGTTATAGCTATATTTTATATCGTGCCTAAAAAAAGCACAGCAACTACAGGAGTTTCAAATTAA